A genomic stretch from Shewanella sediminis HAW-EB3 includes:
- a CDS encoding response regulator produces MGKPYSVLVVDDHPLLRRGICQLITSDSDFTLFGEAGSGLDALSATEENEPDIVLLDLNMKGMTGLDTLNGLRQEGVTSRIVILTVSDAKQDVIRLVRAGADGYLLKDTEPDLLLEKLKNAMQGHRVISESVEDFLYELKDAAEEEEWLNNLTPRELQILQQVAEGKSNRVISELLHISEGTVKVHVKNLLRKANAKSRTEMAVRYLNQ; encoded by the coding sequence ATGGGTAAGCCATATTCCGTTCTCGTTGTCGATGATCACCCACTGTTACGCCGTGGGATATGCCAACTAATCACCTCTGATTCAGATTTTACCCTCTTTGGTGAGGCTGGTAGTGGTTTAGACGCGCTTTCTGCCACCGAAGAAAATGAACCCGATATTGTCCTCTTAGATCTTAATATGAAAGGCATGACGGGTCTCGATACACTCAATGGTTTACGCCAAGAGGGCGTGACATCACGCATTGTCATTCTAACTGTATCCGATGCAAAACAAGATGTTATCCGTTTGGTAAGGGCTGGAGCCGATGGCTATCTGTTAAAGGATACTGAGCCGGATCTGTTACTGGAAAAGCTTAAGAATGCGATGCAGGGCCACAGGGTGATCAGCGAATCGGTCGAAGATTTTCTTTATGAGTTAAAAGATGCTGCCGAAGAGGAGGAGTGGCTGAATAACCTGACTCCAAGAGAGCTGCAGATTTTACAGCAGGTAGCCGAAGGGAAGAGTAATCGAGTGATCTCAGAGCTACTGCACATTAGCGAAGGAACGGTAAAGGTTCATGTAAAGAACCTGCTGAGAAAAGCCAATGCGAAATCTAGAACTGAGATGGCGGTAAGATACTTAAATCAATAA
- a CDS encoding WbuC family cupin fold metalloprotein, with product MTKIITQADLEQIKVNAANAPRKRANLNLHDSLDANVQRLFIATEPETYIRPHRHSESHKWEMFLVLEGEIDLLIFNDNGELTLRTKMSPTDTRVAEIPSNTWHTYVVQKPGTLAIEVKEGGYEPTPEKDFASWSPAENTAQAPAFLEKLRHLKPA from the coding sequence ATGACGAAAATAATCACACAAGCCGATCTTGAACAGATCAAAGTGAATGCCGCAAATGCTCCACGAAAAAGAGCGAATTTAAATCTTCATGACAGCCTGGATGCGAACGTTCAGCGCCTGTTTATCGCCACAGAACCGGAGACCTATATCCGTCCTCATCGTCATAGCGAGAGCCATAAATGGGAGATGTTTCTTGTTCTTGAAGGGGAGATCGATCTGTTAATATTTAATGACAATGGCGAGTTGACCTTGCGCACAAAGATGAGCCCGACCGACACTCGTGTGGCGGAGATCCCTTCAAATACCTGGCACACCTACGTTGTTCAAAAGCCCGGAACCTTAGCCATTGAAGTCAAAGAGGGTGGATATGAACCCACACCTGAAAAAGACTTTGCTTCCTGGTCTCCTGCCGAGAACACAGCTCAAGCCCCCGCCTTCCTGGAAAAGTTACGACACCTTAAGCCAGCTTAG
- the arnC gene encoding undecaprenyl-phosphate 4-deoxy-4-formamido-L-arabinose transferase — MKHNQNIDFVSIVIPVYNEEASLPELLSRTLAAADSMGKHYELVLIDDGSRDNSANIIEAAAAEPDSHVVGIILNRNYGQHNAIMAGFEHVRGDLIITLDADLQNPPEEIPNLVAKAEEGYDSVGTVRRHRQDSALRRYPSKLINKLVKRSTGVEMNDYGCMLRAYRRHVVKAMLECHERSTFIPILANGFARHTAEIDVHHSERSQGESKYGFMNLINLMFDLLTSMTTAPLRMLSIVGGGIASFGILFGLFLILLRLIYGAEWGVDGVFPLFSILFIFIGAQFVGLGLLGEYIGRIYSDVRARPRYYVQDILVGEATKGARISDENKNN; from the coding sequence ATGAAGCACAATCAAAATATCGACTTCGTCTCAATCGTAATACCTGTTTATAACGAAGAAGCGAGTTTACCCGAACTCCTCAGCCGTACCCTTGCCGCGGCAGATAGTATGGGAAAGCATTATGAATTAGTGCTCATAGATGATGGTAGCCGTGACAATAGCGCCAATATCATTGAAGCCGCAGCTGCAGAGCCTGACAGCCATGTAGTAGGGATCATCTTAAACCGTAACTATGGTCAACATAACGCCATCATGGCAGGGTTCGAACATGTTCGCGGCGACCTCATCATCACCTTAGATGCCGATCTTCAAAATCCACCTGAAGAGATCCCTAACTTAGTCGCTAAAGCCGAAGAGGGTTACGATTCTGTCGGTACGGTCAGACGTCATCGCCAAGATAGTGCACTACGACGTTACCCTTCAAAGCTTATCAATAAGCTGGTTAAACGTTCGACCGGCGTTGAGATGAATGACTATGGTTGTATGTTACGAGCCTATCGACGTCATGTCGTCAAGGCAATGCTCGAATGCCATGAGAGAAGTACCTTTATCCCTATTCTAGCTAACGGCTTCGCGCGCCACACAGCAGAGATCGATGTGCATCACAGTGAAAGATCCCAGGGTGAGTCAAAGTATGGCTTTATGAATTTGATTAATCTCATGTTTGATCTGCTGACCAGCATGACAACAGCCCCACTGCGTATGTTGAGCATCGTGGGTGGCGGCATTGCATCTTTCGGTATTCTATTTGGCCTGTTTTTGATCTTATTACGATTGATTTACGGCGCAGAATGGGGGGTAGATGGTGTGTTCCCACTCTTTTCAATATTGTTCATCTTTATCGGTGCACAGTTTGTCGGCCTGGGATTACTGGGTGAATACATAGGCCGAATCTATTCCGATGTTCGTGCAAGGCCCAGATACTACGTACAAGACATATTGGTAGGCGAAGCCACAAAAGGCGCTCG
- a CDS encoding YacL family protein has product MEYEFRRNTLTGTVLATFSMDHEALGFWFAEELGEDTDKYVEICQVIAQLQSSRLPQWRWVGKALSIELDGEQARVFANELENGEELEFEESLSLYDGESEAFCGLEDFYDVLVKWREFLDETR; this is encoded by the coding sequence ATGGAATATGAATTTCGGCGCAATACCTTAACGGGAACCGTGCTTGCCACTTTTAGTATGGATCATGAGGCGTTGGGCTTTTGGTTTGCAGAGGAACTCGGTGAAGATACTGATAAATACGTCGAAATTTGTCAGGTAATAGCACAGCTGCAGTCTAGTCGCCTTCCTCAATGGAGATGGGTTGGCAAAGCGTTATCGATAGAACTCGACGGTGAGCAAGCCAGAGTATTTGCCAATGAACTCGAAAATGGTGAAGAGCTTGAGTTCGAGGAATCACTGTCACTCTATGATGGCGAATCGGAAGCATTTTGTGGCTTAGAGGATTTTTATGACGTCTTGGTGAAATGGCGAGAGTTTTTAGACGAGACTCGTTAA
- the arnB gene encoding UDP-4-amino-4-deoxy-L-arabinose aminotransferase, with protein MSNEFLPLCRPAIDEQDISAVADVLRSGWITTGPKSAELEESILRHTGAQHAVSLSSATAGMHLVLLVLGIGPGDEVITPSMTWVSTVNMITLLGAKPVFVDVDADNLMTDVALIEPLITERTKLIIPVHYAGASLDLDAIYDLGERYKIPVIEDAAHALGCEYKGHPIGKTGTCLFSLHAIKNVTTAEGGIFTTQDAELAARIRRLKFHGLGVDAFDRETQGRAPQAEVIEPGYKYNMPDICAVLALGQMKRIGEITQKRTELALHYRDLLTAVGGITPLSIPSYEHRHCWHLMIIRVDPLICGLNRDQLIARLKECNIGAGIHFKACHTQKYYRENYTAKFGEITKSLTNTEHNSEQICSLPLFPDMNFSDVERVVAAISEIVGNK; from the coding sequence ATGAGTAATGAATTTTTACCCCTGTGCCGTCCAGCTATCGACGAACAGGATATCAGTGCTGTGGCCGATGTTTTACGCTCGGGTTGGATCACTACCGGCCCGAAGAGCGCTGAGCTCGAAGAGTCGATCTTAAGACACACCGGCGCCCAGCATGCCGTATCCTTAAGTAGCGCGACCGCTGGCATGCATTTAGTTCTACTGGTACTAGGTATCGGCCCGGGTGATGAAGTCATCACCCCCTCGATGACTTGGGTATCCACAGTCAATATGATCACGCTTTTGGGGGCTAAGCCGGTGTTTGTCGACGTCGATGCCGATAACCTGATGACAGATGTGGCCCTGATTGAACCTCTGATCACCGAACGCACCAAGCTAATTATTCCGGTACATTATGCCGGTGCATCTCTTGATCTCGATGCCATCTATGACTTAGGTGAGCGCTATAAGATCCCCGTTATCGAAGATGCTGCCCATGCCTTAGGTTGTGAGTACAAGGGGCACCCGATTGGCAAGACAGGAACCTGCCTCTTTTCCTTGCACGCCATCAAAAATGTGACCACAGCAGAGGGCGGTATCTTTACCACCCAAGACGCCGAACTCGCGGCGCGTATTCGTCGTCTTAAGTTTCATGGTCTGGGTGTCGATGCCTTTGACCGAGAGACTCAGGGGCGAGCCCCGCAGGCTGAGGTCATCGAACCCGGCTATAAGTACAACATGCCTGATATCTGCGCCGTACTTGCATTAGGACAGATGAAGCGCATCGGTGAGATCACCCAAAAACGCACCGAACTCGCTCTGCACTACCGCGATTTGTTAACAGCAGTCGGTGGCATAACGCCTTTAAGCATCCCCTCCTATGAGCACCGTCACTGCTGGCACTTGATGATAATTCGAGTCGATCCTCTTATCTGCGGACTCAATCGAGACCAGCTCATTGCACGCTTGAAAGAGTGCAACATCGGTGCGGGGATCCACTTTAAAGCCTGCCACACTCAGAAATATTATCGAGAAAATTACACTGCAAAGTTTGGTGAAATAACTAAATCATTAACGAACACCGAACATAATAGTGAGCAGATCTGCTCTTTACCTCTGTTCCCAGACATGAACTTTAGCGATGTTGAACGCGTCGTCGCTGCGATCTCTGAAATTGTTGGAAATAAATAA
- the narQ gene encoding nitrate/nitrite two-component system sensor histidine kinase NarQ, whose product MKKGSLTSTILGLMLTLILLSSGLATFSIINLSYSLGDAKAINASGSLRMQSYRLMFYANSGSDEADEKIEEFENTLYSDALKRSQAWYSSKESTDQYLLVIEKWKVMKYYIQQENSRLYAAALKDFVDTIDLLVLEMEHHAAFKIKLLAASQIFGLGLMLFIAFLAVRFTKKKVVTPLHKLMESANTISKGNFDIKMPPTDYVELSALSNALESTAKELSTLYKDLESQVKEKTHALTRANDELTLLYDNLVMLHSGTLDIDTLKQALNQLRAHEPHSFLRLVICQDEEEKQVIEADGGWPLAASNQLNFPLKFEDNELGYLEVISTQQPNHPLFENFAIMLARSIVIYSAGEQKQQLALMEERGVIARELHDSLGQLLSFLKIQVNLLSKGLDSACRSPQVEQQLSEINEGVNTAYVQLRELLSTFRLTIKDPNLSHAIEAMLEQLRSQSDVNISLDYKLPLQLLGAHQHIHVLQLTREATLNAIKHADAKHIHIRCFLSSPTDVTISISDDGVGIEQLRERDQHFGIGIMHERASRLSGIVEFSSNPEGGTTVTLTFPPQQEPS is encoded by the coding sequence ATGAAAAAAGGCAGCTTAACATCGACTATTTTAGGTTTAATGTTAACTTTAATTCTCTTATCGAGCGGGTTAGCAACATTTTCCATAATCAATTTGTCGTATAGTCTCGGAGATGCGAAAGCCATCAACGCCTCAGGCTCTTTGCGTATGCAAAGCTATCGCCTGATGTTCTACGCCAATTCAGGCAGTGATGAGGCGGATGAGAAAATTGAGGAGTTTGAAAACACCCTCTACTCAGATGCGCTCAAGCGTTCACAAGCCTGGTACAGCTCGAAAGAATCCACCGATCAATACCTGCTGGTTATCGAAAAGTGGAAAGTGATGAAATATTATATCCAACAGGAAAACTCGCGTCTCTATGCGGCGGCGCTGAAGGATTTCGTCGATACCATAGATCTCTTGGTTCTGGAGATGGAGCACCACGCCGCATTCAAAATAAAACTCCTGGCAGCCAGTCAGATTTTTGGGCTCGGTTTAATGCTGTTTATCGCTTTTCTGGCTGTTCGTTTTACCAAGAAAAAAGTCGTGACTCCTCTCCATAAACTGATGGAGTCGGCAAACACTATCTCTAAAGGTAACTTCGACATAAAGATGCCACCAACCGACTATGTTGAACTTAGCGCACTGAGTAATGCCTTAGAGAGCACCGCCAAAGAGCTTTCGACCCTGTATAAAGATCTTGAATCACAGGTAAAAGAGAAAACACATGCGCTAACACGTGCCAATGACGAGCTCACCCTGCTTTACGATAACCTGGTCATGCTGCACTCGGGCACACTCGATATTGACACCTTAAAACAAGCGTTGAATCAATTAAGGGCCCATGAACCCCACTCTTTTTTGCGCTTAGTCATCTGTCAGGACGAAGAAGAGAAGCAGGTCATTGAAGCCGATGGCGGTTGGCCACTCGCGGCGTCAAACCAACTCAATTTCCCCCTGAAATTCGAAGACAATGAACTTGGCTATCTGGAGGTCATCTCCACTCAACAGCCAAACCATCCTCTGTTTGAGAACTTTGCCATCATGCTCGCGCGATCCATAGTGATCTACAGCGCGGGGGAGCAGAAACAACAGCTTGCCTTAATGGAGGAGCGTGGGGTGATTGCAAGGGAGCTGCATGATTCGTTAGGCCAACTACTTTCATTTCTTAAGATTCAGGTAAACCTGTTATCTAAGGGGTTAGACAGTGCCTGCAGAAGCCCTCAAGTTGAGCAGCAGTTATCTGAGATAAACGAAGGAGTGAATACCGCCTATGTGCAGCTCAGAGAGCTACTGTCTACATTCAGATTGACCATCAAAGATCCAAATTTAAGTCATGCTATCGAAGCTATGCTGGAGCAATTGCGTAGCCAATCTGATGTAAATATTTCACTCGACTACAAATTGCCCCTTCAGCTGTTGGGCGCACATCAACATATTCATGTACTGCAACTAACACGCGAGGCCACTCTTAACGCTATCAAGCATGCCGATGCAAAACATATTCATATCCGTTGCTTTCTGAGCTCACCGACCGATGTCACAATCAGTATCAGCGATGACGGGGTGGGTATCGAACAGTTAAGAGAGAGGGACCAACATTTTGGAATAGGCATTATGCATGAGCGCGCCAGCCGCTTATCGGGTATAGTAGAGTTCAGCAGTAACCCTGAGGGGGGAACAACGGTCACGCTCACCTTCCCACCTCAGCAGGAACCATCTTAG